One Halosegnis longus DNA window includes the following coding sequences:
- a CDS encoding MFS transporter: MTRRSDRLALAAVVFTVLFSQVLLYPGVPQLVESLGGSGELDASTPFLAAEFAGFVLFAGVWGALSDRAGERGRFISAGAAGGALAYVALAFAPSIPFWLVLVVRFVGGAFTIGAFSLAIATLMDFGGGNGRNMGAAGIAIGLGTGLGAPLGGQLYRLGPRVPLAVGGGLLVVVALAGLRLREQATAGGGTGSRLLAVARSLADEPTLSVPFAFGFADRFTAGFFALVGVDYFQTEFGLDPAATGALLGCFFLPFALLQYPFGVLSDRVGRVGPIAAGSFAYGVVIVAVSLAPSVTAVAGTMILVGAFGALCAPATLALVNDIAPADERGTATGGFNIVGSLGFLAGSVVGGGLATQFDYTTAFRVAGGAEILLALVLLPFLLRLETGGSDTFDR, from the coding sequence GTGACCCGACGCAGTGACCGACTCGCGCTCGCGGCGGTCGTGTTCACCGTGTTGTTCTCGCAGGTGCTCCTGTATCCGGGCGTTCCGCAGTTGGTCGAATCGCTCGGCGGGAGCGGCGAACTCGACGCGAGCACGCCCTTCCTCGCCGCGGAGTTTGCGGGCTTCGTTCTCTTCGCCGGCGTCTGGGGAGCGCTGTCGGACCGCGCCGGCGAACGCGGCCGATTCATCTCCGCGGGCGCGGCCGGTGGTGCGCTCGCGTACGTCGCGCTCGCGTTCGCTCCCTCGATTCCGTTCTGGCTCGTCCTCGTCGTGCGGTTCGTCGGCGGCGCGTTCACCATCGGCGCGTTCTCGCTCGCCATCGCGACGCTCATGGACTTCGGCGGCGGCAACGGCCGCAACATGGGTGCGGCGGGCATCGCTATCGGGCTTGGAACGGGTCTCGGCGCGCCACTCGGCGGCCAGCTCTACCGGCTCGGTCCCCGCGTTCCGCTCGCGGTCGGTGGCGGGCTGTTAGTCGTCGTCGCGCTCGCCGGCCTCCGACTCCGGGAGCAGGCGACCGCGGGCGGTGGAACGGGGAGCCGACTGCTCGCCGTCGCGCGATCGCTGGCCGACGAGCCGACGCTTTCCGTCCCGTTCGCCTTCGGCTTCGCCGACCGGTTCACGGCGGGCTTTTTCGCCCTCGTCGGCGTCGACTACTTCCAGACGGAGTTCGGGCTCGACCCGGCCGCGACGGGCGCGCTGTTGGGCTGTTTCTTCCTCCCGTTCGCACTTCTCCAGTATCCGTTCGGCGTGCTCTCTGACCGCGTCGGCCGGGTCGGTCCCATCGCCGCCGGCTCGTTCGCCTACGGGGTCGTCATCGTCGCCGTCTCGCTTGCTCCCTCCGTGACCGCCGTCGCGGGGACGATGATACTGGTCGGGGCCTTCGGCGCGCTGTGTGCGCCGGCGACACTCGCGCTCGTCAACGATATCGCGCCCGCCGACGAGCGCGGCACGGCCACGGGCGGGTTCAACATCGTCGGCTCGCTCGGCTTCCTCGCCGGCAGCGTCGTCGGCGGTGGACTGGCGACTCAGTTCGACTACACCACCGCGTTTCGGGTGGCCGGCGGGGCGGAGATACTGCTCGCGCTCGTGTTGTTACCCTTCTTGCTTCGACTCGAAACGGGGGGGTCGGACACGTTCGACCGGTAG
- a CDS encoding nitrite/sulfite reductase gives MPTKVEGWKDEAYGNEVRERIYEFAEEGWESIPDDEHDAWFERFKWWGLYHQRKGQESYFMMRIGTPNGVLEPGQLEVVADVADDFARGPADNPEFGGAVCDWTTRQSIQLHWIKLEDIPEIWDRLESVGLSTQQACGDSWRNIVGCPVAGKDKNEFIDAWPVAEELNETFKGNDDYANLPRKWKVSVTGCSEGCGQGDINDLAFEPAVKVIDGEETKGFNIRVGGGLSRKEPRLARSIDVFVTPEEAPDIAASCSALFREHGDRENRFNARIKFLVDEWGTEKFRRVLEEEFVDGELRTAGEDLRDEYTYNAGHNHDDGEGHADHVGVHEQPDGNYYVGLSVLVGRMSAEETRELAHLADEYGSGEVRLTQRQNVIVTDVDSDRIDEFLEEDLLEYHSPEPGVFMRGSIACTGTEYCSLSIVETKNRMVRYGRWMQDNIDVPEGMTNFHTHLSGCTASCAQPQIADVSLRGMKTRKDGEPVEAFDIGLGGGLGENPQFADWVEMRVAADEVPGYIQNLVDFFADAREDGESFREFIARHDEEALNGLVEPEETSYTDPYMHNTKMTWYPYAEDDDMGSSPAPTNGQGEPLPSDD, from the coding sequence ATGCCGACGAAAGTCGAGGGTTGGAAAGACGAAGCCTACGGGAACGAGGTTCGCGAGCGTATCTACGAGTTCGCCGAGGAGGGCTGGGAATCGATTCCGGACGACGAACACGACGCGTGGTTCGAGCGCTTCAAATGGTGGGGACTGTACCACCAGCGGAAGGGCCAAGAGAGCTACTTCATGATGCGAATCGGCACGCCAAACGGCGTGCTCGAGCCGGGCCAGCTGGAGGTCGTCGCCGACGTGGCCGACGACTTCGCCCGCGGCCCCGCCGACAACCCGGAGTTCGGCGGCGCGGTCTGTGACTGGACGACACGTCAGTCGATTCAGCTCCACTGGATCAAGCTGGAGGATATTCCGGAGATCTGGGACCGGCTCGAATCGGTCGGCCTCTCCACCCAGCAGGCGTGTGGTGACTCCTGGCGGAACATCGTGGGCTGTCCCGTCGCCGGGAAGGACAAAAACGAGTTCATCGACGCGTGGCCCGTCGCCGAGGAGCTCAACGAGACGTTCAAAGGCAACGACGACTACGCGAATCTCCCGCGCAAGTGGAAGGTCTCCGTCACGGGCTGTTCTGAGGGCTGCGGTCAGGGCGACATCAACGACCTCGCCTTCGAGCCGGCGGTGAAGGTCATCGACGGCGAGGAGACGAAGGGATTCAACATCCGCGTCGGCGGCGGGCTCTCGCGCAAGGAGCCGCGACTCGCCCGCTCCATCGACGTGTTCGTCACGCCGGAAGAGGCACCCGACATCGCCGCGTCGTGTTCCGCGCTGTTCCGCGAGCACGGCGACCGCGAGAACCGCTTCAACGCCCGCATCAAGTTCCTCGTCGACGAGTGGGGCACCGAGAAGTTCCGCCGCGTCCTCGAAGAGGAGTTCGTCGATGGCGAACTCCGGACCGCGGGCGAGGACCTCCGCGACGAGTACACCTACAACGCCGGCCACAACCACGACGACGGGGAGGGCCACGCCGACCACGTCGGCGTCCACGAGCAGCCCGACGGCAACTACTACGTCGGTCTCTCCGTGCTCGTCGGCCGGATGTCCGCCGAGGAAACGCGCGAGCTCGCCCACCTCGCCGATGAGTACGGCTCCGGCGAGGTCCGACTCACGCAGCGACAGAACGTCATCGTCACCGACGTGGACTCCGACCGCATCGACGAGTTCCTCGAGGAGGACTTGCTGGAGTACCACTCCCCCGAGCCGGGCGTCTTCATGCGCGGCTCCATCGCCTGTACCGGCACGGAGTACTGCTCGCTGTCCATCGTCGAGACCAAAAACCGGATGGTCCGCTACGGCCGCTGGATGCAGGACAACATCGACGTGCCCGAGGGGATGACCAACTTCCACACCCACCTGTCGGGCTGTACGGCCTCCTGTGCCCAGCCGCAGATCGCCGACGTGTCCCTGCGCGGGATGAAGACCCGCAAGGACGGCGAGCCGGTCGAGGCGTTCGACATCGGTCTCGGCGGCGGCCTCGGCGAGAATCCGCAGTTCGCCGACTGGGTCGAGATGCGCGTCGCCGCGGACGAGGTGCCCGGCTACATCCAGAACCTCGTTGACTTCTTCGCGGACGCCCGCGAGGACGGCGAGAGCTTCCGCGAGTTCATCGCGCGCCACGACGAGGAGGCGCTGAACGGACTCGTCGAGCCGGAAGAGACCAGCTACACGGACCCGTACATGCACAACACGAAGATGACGTGGTATCCGTACGCCGAGGACGACGACATGGGTTCCAGTCCCGCGCCGACGAACGGCCAGGGCGAACCCCTCCCCTCGGACGACTGA
- a CDS encoding PHP domain-containing protein, with translation MTDGPLVADLHAHTTNSDGEMTLDDVPVAAKAADLDVVAITDHDRLHPNLDTPWEYRDGVRLIHAIELRVETDGQRVDLLGYGVEPTMELERETERIQADRVQRGRQIIENLEAELGVDLDIEARPGLGRPNIARAVAEVTDFSVNDVFDRYIGDDGPCFVARDVPDFETGRELLDDACALVGLAHPFRYDDPHAALELCERLDAVERWYPYADDIDPDPDLLAEAIETFDLLPTGGSDAHDHTLGVAGMTPTAYDRFLAATELPHP, from the coding sequence ATGACCGACGGCCCCCTCGTCGCGGACCTCCACGCCCACACGACGAACTCGGACGGTGAGATGACCCTGGATGACGTGCCGGTCGCGGCGAAGGCCGCGGATCTCGATGTGGTCGCAATCACCGACCACGACCGCCTCCACCCGAATCTCGACACGCCGTGGGAGTATCGCGACGGCGTCCGGCTGATTCACGCCATCGAGCTCCGCGTCGAGACCGACGGCCAACGCGTCGACTTGCTCGGCTACGGCGTCGAGCCGACGATGGAACTCGAACGCGAGACCGAGCGGATACAGGCCGACCGCGTCCAGCGGGGCCGGCAGATCATCGAGAATCTGGAAGCCGAACTCGGCGTCGACCTCGACATCGAGGCGCGCCCGGGACTTGGCCGCCCGAACATCGCGCGGGCCGTCGCCGAGGTAACCGACTTCTCGGTGAACGACGTGTTCGACCGGTACATCGGCGACGACGGGCCGTGTTTCGTCGCCCGCGACGTGCCAGACTTCGAGACCGGCCGCGAGCTGCTCGACGACGCCTGCGCGCTCGTCGGCCTCGCCCACCCGTTCCGCTACGACGACCCCCACGCCGCACTCGAACTGTGTGAACGCCTCGACGCCGTCGAACGCTGGTACCCCTACGCCGACGATATCGACCCCGACCCCGATCTGTTGGCCGAGGCCATCGAGACGTTCGACCTGCTCCCGACCGGGGGGAGCGACGCCCACGACCACACGCTCGGCGTGGCGGGGATGACCCCGACGGCGTACGACCGGTTTCTCGCCGCAACAGAACTGCCACACCCGTAG
- the ligA gene encoding NAD-dependent DNA ligase LigA — protein MTEQTDFSTFGDDGDDSDDQADPTDTTVPDDAPENPYIAPEEPTFAPVDSLSEAEAREQADALREAIRYHDHRYYVEAAPVIGDRVYDTLFDRLQTLEAAFDIDASDSPTRRVGGEPVDSFDTVEHVAPMLSIDSSGEESEVREFADRVEREVGPQRFVCEPKFDGVSIEVVYEDGVYERAVTRGDGEEGDDVTRNVRTVASIPERLRGDHPDFLAVRGELYMPREAFTAYNRERMERGDDAFANPRNATAGTIRQQDPAVVAERPLDCFFFETLDGAAFDTAWERHTTLPEWGLPVNDEVRRVDDVDGAIAYRDALLDRRDDLDYEIDGTVIKVDDRDACEQLGATARAPRWAFAYKFPARSEETTVRDIAVQVGRTGRLTPVALLDPVEVGGVMVSRASLHNPDQIADLGVGVDDVVKLKRAGDVIPYVDAVVEAKSEGHYEFPDHCPVCDSAVERDGPLAFCTGGLACDAQLQRAVEHYASRDALDIEGLGEKSVGQLMDAGLVGSLPDLYTLDREAVADLEGWGETSADNLVSAIEASREPALDRFLVAIGVPEVGPTVARDLARAFGSFDAVRAATRDELEAIDGIGEVVAGEIREFFDSEQNERVIEGLLDHVDPEEMDVETGDALEGLTFVFTGSLSGMTRGDAQALVEQHGANATSSVSGNTDYLVAGDSPGQSKTDDAEANDVPILDEGAFRELLADNGIEYEP, from the coding sequence ATGACCGAGCAGACGGATTTCTCTACCTTCGGCGACGACGGGGACGACTCGGACGACCAAGCCGACCCGACGGACACCACCGTCCCCGACGACGCGCCGGAGAATCCGTACATCGCCCCAGAGGAACCGACGTTCGCGCCCGTCGACTCCCTCTCCGAGGCGGAAGCGCGCGAGCAGGCCGACGCGCTCCGGGAGGCGATTCGCTACCACGACCACCGCTACTACGTCGAGGCCGCCCCCGTCATCGGCGACCGGGTCTACGACACGCTGTTCGACCGGCTCCAGACGCTCGAAGCCGCCTTCGATATCGACGCGAGCGACTCGCCCACCCGACGCGTCGGCGGCGAACCGGTCGACTCCTTCGACACCGTCGAACACGTCGCCCCCATGTTATCTATCGACTCCTCGGGCGAGGAAAGCGAAGTGAGAGAGTTCGCCGACCGGGTCGAACGCGAGGTCGGTCCCCAGCGGTTCGTCTGCGAGCCGAAGTTCGACGGCGTCTCCATCGAGGTCGTCTACGAGGACGGCGTCTACGAGCGGGCCGTCACCCGCGGCGACGGCGAGGAGGGCGACGACGTGACCAGAAACGTCCGAACCGTCGCCTCGATTCCCGAGCGACTGCGCGGTGACCATCCGGACTTCCTCGCCGTGCGCGGCGAACTGTACATGCCTCGGGAGGCGTTCACGGCGTACAACCGCGAGCGGATGGAACGGGGCGACGACGCCTTCGCGAACCCGCGCAACGCGACGGCGGGGACGATTCGCCAGCAGGACCCGGCCGTCGTCGCGGAGCGTCCCCTCGACTGCTTCTTCTTCGAGACCCTCGACGGCGCGGCGTTCGACACCGCGTGGGAGCGTCACACCACGCTCCCGGAGTGGGGCCTCCCTGTCAACGACGAGGTGCGACGGGTCGACGACGTCGACGGGGCAATCGCGTACCGGGACGCGCTGCTGGACCGGCGCGACGACCTCGATTACGAAATCGACGGCACGGTCATCAAGGTAGACGACCGCGACGCCTGCGAGCAGTTGGGGGCGACCGCGCGCGCTCCACGATGGGCTTTCGCCTACAAGTTTCCCGCGCGCTCGGAGGAGACGACGGTCCGTGACATCGCCGTGCAGGTGGGGCGAACGGGCCGACTCACTCCCGTCGCCCTGCTCGACCCCGTAGAGGTCGGCGGCGTGATGGTGTCGCGCGCCTCCCTCCACAACCCCGACCAGATCGCCGACCTCGGCGTCGGCGTCGACGACGTCGTGAAGCTCAAGCGCGCCGGCGACGTGATTCCGTACGTCGACGCCGTCGTCGAGGCGAAAAGCGAGGGCCACTACGAGTTTCCCGACCACTGTCCGGTGTGTGACTCCGCGGTCGAACGCGACGGCCCCCTCGCCTTCTGTACCGGCGGGCTGGCGTGTGACGCTCAACTCCAGCGCGCGGTCGAACACTACGCCAGCCGCGACGCGCTCGACATCGAGGGGTTGGGCGAGAAATCCGTCGGCCAGCTGATGGACGCCGGCCTCGTCGGCTCGCTCCCGGACCTCTACACCTTGGACCGCGAGGCCGTCGCCGACCTGGAGGGGTGGGGCGAGACGAGCGCCGACAACCTCGTCTCGGCAATCGAGGCGAGCCGCGAGCCGGCCCTCGACCGCTTCCTCGTCGCCATCGGCGTCCCGGAGGTCGGGCCGACAGTCGCACGCGACCTGGCGCGCGCGTTCGGGAGCTTCGACGCCGTGCGCGCGGCCACGCGCGACGAACTGGAAGCCATCGACGGTATCGGTGAGGTCGTCGCGGGCGAGATCCGGGAGTTCTTCGACTCCGAACAGAACGAGCGAGTCATCGAGGGGTTGCTCGACCACGTCGACCCGGAGGAGATGGACGTGGAGACGGGCGACGCGCTGGAGGGGCTGACCTTCGTGTTCACGGGGTCGCTCTCGGGGATGACCCGGGGCGACGCACAGGCGTTAGTCGAGCAGCACGGCGCGAACGCCACCTCGTCGGTGTCGGGCAACACCGACTACCTCGTCGCGGGCGACAGCCCCGGCCAGAGCAAGACCGACGACGCCGAGGCCAACGACGTGCCGATTCTCGACGAGGGGGCCTTCCGCGAGCTACTGGCCGACAACGGTATCGAGTACGAGCCCTGA
- a CDS encoding DHHA1 domain-containing protein: MSTAPVPELAETATACADRLHAAESVLVASHIDADGLTSAAVADTALERAGIEHEQVFFEQLDAEHIDRIAATEHETVLFTDFGSGQLDDIVPHERAGAFTPIIADHHQPADADTEFHLNPLLVGLNGARELSGAGAAYVLARALERDGVDNRDLAATAVVGAVGDMQDSGGELHGANAALVEEGVAAGALAEAKDLAVYGKQTRPLPKLLEYATDTYVPGISNSYSGAVEFLDGLDVACRDDDEEWKRWVDLTDDERQSVASALVRHAVSRGVPASKIERLVATTYTLTDEPEGTELRDASEFSTLLNATARYDRADVGLAVCLGDRTGALETARKLLRTHRRNLSEGLTWVKDNGVTDAGNLQWFDAGDEIRATIVGIVAGMSMGVDGVDRAKPVVAFARESETETKVSSRGTGALVRQGLDLSVVMGEASEAVGGGGGGHDVAAGATIPAGEEEQFIDRADAIVGDQLG; encoded by the coding sequence ATGAGTACCGCGCCGGTTCCCGAACTCGCAGAGACGGCCACGGCCTGTGCCGACCGACTCCACGCCGCCGAGAGCGTGCTGGTCGCCTCCCACATCGACGCCGACGGACTGACGAGCGCCGCCGTCGCCGATACCGCCCTCGAACGCGCGGGTATCGAACACGAACAGGTGTTCTTCGAGCAGCTGGACGCCGAACACATCGACCGGATTGCGGCCACAGAGCACGAGACGGTTCTGTTCACCGACTTCGGCTCGGGGCAGTTAGACGATATCGTCCCACACGAACGAGCGGGCGCGTTCACTCCGATCATCGCCGACCACCACCAGCCCGCAGACGCGGACACCGAGTTCCATCTGAACCCGCTGCTCGTCGGGCTGAACGGTGCCCGCGAACTCTCGGGTGCGGGGGCGGCGTACGTGCTCGCCCGGGCGCTCGAACGCGACGGCGTCGACAACCGCGACCTCGCCGCGACGGCGGTCGTCGGCGCGGTCGGCGACATGCAGGATTCCGGGGGTGAACTCCACGGCGCGAACGCCGCCCTCGTCGAGGAGGGCGTCGCCGCCGGCGCTCTCGCCGAGGCGAAGGACCTCGCCGTCTACGGCAAACAGACCCGTCCGCTCCCCAAACTACTGGAGTACGCCACCGACACCTACGTTCCCGGCATCTCGAACTCCTACTCGGGTGCGGTTGAGTTTCTCGACGGACTCGACGTTGCGTGTCGCGACGACGACGAGGAGTGGAAACGGTGGGTGGACCTGACCGACGACGAGCGCCAGAGCGTCGCGAGCGCGCTCGTCCGCCACGCGGTCTCTCGGGGCGTTCCGGCCTCGAAAATCGAGCGGCTCGTCGCTACCACCTACACCCTGACCGACGAGCCCGAGGGGACGGAACTCCGTGACGCCTCCGAGTTTTCCACCCTGCTCAACGCGACGGCCCGGTACGACCGCGCCGACGTGGGTCTCGCCGTCTGTCTGGGCGACCGCACCGGTGCGCTGGAGACCGCCCGGAAACTGCTCCGCACCCACCGTCGGAACCTCTCGGAGGGGCTGACGTGGGTGAAAGACAACGGCGTCACCGACGCCGGAAACCTCCAGTGGTTCGACGCCGGCGATGAGATTCGCGCCACCATCGTCGGTATCGTCGCCGGGATGTCGATGGGCGTCGACGGCGTCGACCGCGCGAAGCCCGTCGTCGCCTTCGCCCGCGAGAGCGAGACGGAGACGAAGGTCTCCTCTCGCGGGACGGGTGCGCTCGTCCGGCAGGGGCTCGACCTGTCGGTCGTGATGGGTGAGGCGAGCGAAGCGGTCGGCGGTGGCGGTGGTGGCCACGACGTTGCCGCCGGCGCGACGATTCCGGCCGGCGAGGAAGAACAGTTCATCGACCGCGCAGACGCCATCGTCGGCGACCAGCTCGGATAG
- a CDS encoding pyridoxal-phosphate-dependent aminotransferase family protein translates to MTKKQEYTDDYPDKRLYLPGPTEVREDVIEEMAQPMFGHRMDRMTDLYTTIVEDTKTFLDTDDDVIVLSASGTEFWEATTLNLVDDRALALTCGSFSERQANVAERLGKDVDRLEHDWGEAVKPDEVREALEADEEGYDAVLAVMNETSTGVRNPIEEIGDVVKEYPDTFFVVDAISCLGGDYIDIEGHGIDAIFTSTQKAFGMPPGLAVCTVSEAAYEHEVDSDSASWYGGFQRCLDYYDRKGQTHSTPAIPLMLAYRKQMQHMLAEGHAARDDRHRQMAEYTREWAREHFDTFAEEGYESQTVTCIENTQGIDVAATIEQVSEEYDFVFSNGYGDIGEETFRIGHMGEHTLETIKELTDAIEDVADL, encoded by the coding sequence ATGACGAAGAAACAGGAGTACACCGACGACTACCCCGACAAGCGGCTCTACCTCCCCGGCCCGACCGAAGTGCGCGAGGACGTCATCGAGGAGATGGCACAGCCGATGTTCGGCCACCGGATGGACCGGATGACCGACCTCTACACCACGATCGTCGAGGACACCAAGACGTTCCTCGACACCGACGACGACGTCATCGTCCTCTCGGCGTCGGGCACGGAGTTCTGGGAGGCGACCACGCTGAACCTCGTGGACGACCGCGCGCTCGCGCTCACCTGCGGCAGCTTCAGCGAGCGACAGGCCAACGTCGCCGAGCGGCTCGGCAAGGACGTCGACCGACTCGAACACGACTGGGGCGAGGCCGTCAAGCCCGACGAGGTGCGCGAGGCGCTGGAAGCAGACGAGGAGGGCTACGACGCCGTCCTCGCCGTGATGAACGAGACCTCGACGGGTGTGCGCAACCCAATCGAGGAAATCGGCGACGTGGTGAAGGAGTATCCGGACACGTTCTTCGTCGTCGACGCAATTTCGTGTCTCGGCGGCGACTACATCGACATCGAGGGCCACGGCATCGACGCCATCTTCACCTCCACGCAGAAGGCGTTCGGCATGCCGCCGGGCCTCGCGGTCTGTACCGTCAGCGAGGCGGCCTACGAGCACGAGGTCGATTCCGACTCGGCTTCGTGGTACGGCGGCTTCCAGCGCTGTCTCGACTACTACGACCGCAAGGGACAGACTCACTCGACGCCCGCCATCCCGCTCATGCTCGCGTACCGCAAGCAGATGCAACATATGCTCGCGGAGGGCCACGCCGCCCGAGACGACCGCCACCGACAGATGGCCGAGTACACCCGCGAGTGGGCAAGAGAGCACTTCGACACCTTCGCCGAGGAGGGGTACGAGTCACAGACGGTCACCTGCATCGAGAACACGCAGGGGATCGACGTGGCCGCCACCATCGAGCAGGTCAGCGAGGAGTACGACTTCGTCTTCTCGAACGGCTACGGCGACATCGGCGAGGAGACGTTCCGTATCGGCCACATGGGCGAGCACACGCTGGAGACCATCAAGGAGCTCACCGACGCTATCGAGGACGTCGCCGACCTCTAA
- a CDS encoding DUF5783 family protein translates to MSLDAATFEEQKYVDFFPKLQQAYKSAFNTMNEQYDSTYVHAIDQTILNESEPVFEDGQFHIELPADPETRIDGVVDIDDDRLAELLEEYTATIETELCRLFEVEQP, encoded by the coding sequence ATGAGTCTCGACGCGGCCACCTTCGAGGAGCAGAAGTACGTCGACTTCTTCCCGAAGCTCCAGCAGGCGTACAAGAGCGCGTTCAACACGATGAACGAGCAGTACGACTCCACCTACGTCCACGCCATCGACCAGACCATCCTCAACGAGTCCGAACCCGTCTTCGAGGACGGCCAGTTCCACATCGAACTCCCCGCCGACCCCGAGACGCGCATCGACGGCGTCGTCGACATCGACGACGACCGGCTGGCCGAACTGCTGGAGGAGTACACCGCCACCATCGAGACCGAACTGTGTCGGCTCTTCGAGGTCGAGCAGCCCTAG
- a CDS encoding DUF6757 family protein — MQCHYCDADAAVAVEKDQLKVGLCESHFRDRLEELNDEGWLEDLQEELDIDRS; from the coding sequence ATGCAGTGTCACTACTGCGATGCAGACGCCGCCGTCGCGGTCGAGAAGGACCAGCTCAAGGTCGGACTCTGTGAGTCCCACTTCCGCGACCGGCTGGAGGAGCTCAACGACGAGGGGTGGCTGGAGGACCTCCAGGAAGAACTCGACATCGACCGTTCGTAA
- a CDS encoding DUF5789 family protein gives MRCMADVDANLDAHSYPATASELIEAYGETELELQNGSETFGEALGRLGETTYEDADAAKTAVMSVVSEGAIGRKGYSDRDAPTVGGMGPSPVSF, from the coding sequence ATGCGATGTATGGCCGACGTTGACGCGAACTTGGACGCACACAGCTACCCGGCGACGGCGAGTGAACTCATCGAGGCGTACGGCGAGACCGAACTCGAACTCCAGAACGGCTCGGAGACCTTCGGCGAAGCCCTGGGCCGACTCGGCGAGACGACCTACGAGGACGCCGACGCCGCCAAGACCGCCGTGATGTCCGTCGTCTCGGAGGGCGCAATCGGCCGGAAAGGATACTCGGACCGCGACGCGCCGACCGTCGGCGGGATGGGGCCGTCCCCGGTCAGCTTCTAA
- a CDS encoding DUF7119 family protein, with protein sequence MTPDEGPSTETDPASRASPVGEPVIRRNVTDDAARFDPTDAESLAEAADVVRRFAENTAGGADNVYMLRGAAACAALVRGEGSYKAAAERAGGEATVSFIRKWARVHDLPRSVRRYVALGEIAPTAAKHIARLSGEARFLLAWAVLDHGLTVREVRTVASVVNDGATVEAALADAGVELGRIELSLPADLYRRLRRTAALSDRDPDDVVVEALSTYFE encoded by the coding sequence ATGACACCGGATGAGGGCCCCTCGACCGAGACCGACCCGGCGAGCCGCGCGTCGCCGGTCGGCGAGCCGGTCATCCGGCGGAACGTCACGGACGACGCCGCGCGCTTCGACCCGACCGACGCTGAGAGTCTCGCCGAGGCCGCCGACGTGGTTCGGCGCTTCGCCGAGAACACCGCCGGCGGCGCTGACAACGTCTACATGCTCCGTGGTGCGGCGGCGTGTGCTGCACTCGTTCGCGGCGAGGGGTCGTACAAGGCCGCCGCCGAGCGCGCCGGCGGCGAGGCGACCGTCTCGTTCATCCGCAAGTGGGCGCGCGTCCACGACCTGCCGCGGTCGGTGCGCCGGTACGTCGCGCTCGGCGAAATCGCTCCGACCGCGGCCAAACACATCGCCCGCCTCTCGGGCGAGGCGCGCTTTCTCTTGGCGTGGGCCGTCCTCGACCACGGGCTGACGGTGCGTGAGGTGCGTACCGTCGCCTCGGTGGTCAACGACGGGGCGACCGTCGAGGCCGCACTGGCCGACGCAGGGGTCGAACTCGGCCGCATCGAGCTATCGCTTCCCGCCGACCTGTACCGACGGCTCCGCCGGACGGCGGCTCTGTCGGACCGCGACCCCGACGACGTGGTCGTGGAAGCGCTGTCGACGTACTTCGAGTGA
- a CDS encoding NifU family protein, producing MSTESADGDDLNDRITNFLRRNFPQIQMHGGSAAIQNIDREEGSVTIQLGGACSGCGISPMTIQAIKSRMTKEIPEISTVHAETGAASGAGDGMGGGNVSPSFPGESSSSGDDEGPQAPF from the coding sequence ATGAGCACGGAGTCTGCCGACGGCGACGACCTGAACGACCGTATCACGAACTTCCTGCGCCGCAACTTCCCGCAGATTCAGATGCACGGCGGGAGCGCAGCCATCCAGAACATCGACCGCGAGGAGGGGTCGGTGACCATCCAACTGGGCGGTGCCTGTTCCGGCTGTGGCATCTCTCCGATGACGATTCAGGCCATCAAGTCCCGGATGACCAAGGAAATCCCCGAGATTTCGACGGTGCACGCCGAGACGGGAGCGGCCTCCGGTGCCGGCGACGGCATGGGCGGTGGCAACGTCTCGCCGTCGTTCCCCGGTGAAAGCTCGTCGTCCGGAGACGACGAAGGCCCGCAGGCTCCCTTCTAA